In Oryza sativa Japonica Group chromosome 2, ASM3414082v1, the following are encoded in one genomic region:
- the LOC4330530 gene encoding uncharacterized protein: protein MDLPLVDLAPYLDRAVAGGGAAGEEAVRALCATVSASLRDTGALLVKDPRCPAADNDRFLDVVEHYFARSADSKCLQERPNLHYQVGVTPEGVEVPRSLVDKEMQDKIKSMPEEFQPATPKGPDPKWRYMWRVGPRPANTRFKELNSEPVIPDGLPEWKETMDSWGSKMISAIEVVAEMAAVGFGLPKDAFTSLMKEGPHLLAPTGSDLERHGSEGTVFAGFHYDLNFLTIHGRSRFPGLNIWLRNGKKMEVKVPVGCLLIQSGKQLEWLTGGECLAGMHEVVVTKRTLEAIALAREQNRSLWRVSSTLFAHIASDATLKPLGHFAEASDAHSYPPICAGDYVEQELSVINLKGKNGF, encoded by the exons atGGACCTCCCCCTGGTGGACCTCGCGCCGTACCtcgaccgcgccgtcgccgggggcggcgcggcgggggaggaggcggtgcgCGCGCTGTGCGCGACGGTGAGCGCCAGCCTGCGGGACACGGGGGCGCTGCTGGTGAAGGACCCGCGCTGCCCCGCCGCCGACAACGACCGCTTCCTCGACGTCGTCGAGCACTACTTCGCCCGATCCGCCGACTCCAAGTGCCTCCAGGAGCGCCCCAACCTCCACTATCAG GTTGGTGTGACACCTGAAGGCGTGGAGGTACCTCGCAGTCTTGTCGACAAGGAGATGCAAGACAAGATCAAGAGTATGCCTGAGGAGTTTCAGCCCGCCACTCCTAAGGGTCCAGACCCGAAATGGCGGTATATGTGGAGAGTGGGTCCTCGCCCAGCGAATACCCGTTTTAAG GAGCTGAATTCGGAACCTGTTATCCCTGATGGATTGCCTGAATGGAAAGAGACCATGGATTCCTGGGGTTCTAAAATGATTTCTGCAATTGAG GTTGTTGCTGAGATGGCTGCAGTTGGATTTGGATTGCCAAAGGATGCATTTACCTCTTTGATGAAGGAG GGACCACACCTCCTAGCACCAACTGGAAGTGACCTTGAGCGGCATGGTTCTGAGGGCACTGTTTTTGCTGGGTTCCATTATGATCTCAATTTCCTGACCATACATGGTCGAAGTAGATTTCCAGGCCTGAACATCTGGCTAAGGAACGGCAAAAAGATGGAAGTTAAGGTCCCTGTTGGCTGTCTTCTAATTCAATCAGGGAAACAG CTGGAATGGCTTACTGGTGGGGAGTGTTTAGCTGGAATGCATGAGGTAGTGGTAACCAAGAGAACACTAGAGGCAATAGCATTAGCAAGAGAGCAAAATAGAAGCTTGTGGAGGGTTTCATCAACC CTGTTTGCACACATTGCTTCTGATGCAACCCTTAAGCCATTGGGCCACTTTGCTGAAGCATCCGATGCTCATAGTTATCCACCAATCTGTGCTGGCGACTACGTCGAACAGGAACTATCAGTAATCAATCTGAAAGGAAAGAATGGATTCTAG